One Manihot esculenta cultivar AM560-2 chromosome 6, M.esculenta_v8, whole genome shotgun sequence DNA segment encodes these proteins:
- the LOC110617873 gene encoding cold shock domain-containing protein 3 has translation MENFGGWMGGSATLHKQKSIKFDASQYELFGENVEYEIGGLEEAMDNAQTDHEKAEDHQDCQSSGKYKGKYAAFSSSINDLATSFTRLNGVSEPRRDERRVSSSSSSSMEMRGFRDNRRRRGTVKWYSNQRGYGFITPKGSGADVFVHYSSLKSDGCIHLWPGTSVEYESVVGVSDAKMQAINVTAPGGKLLQDSRKVGVGEATAATSSSSSSSGVGVGPCFNCGEWGHIAKNCCIVAQSHQGGNGWVADQLLHTPGESGGGWFGFAWCCCCGKLGHLASDCP, from the exons ATGGAAAATTTTGGTGGTTGGATGGGTGGTTCAGCTACTCTTCACAAGCAGA AAAGCATAAAATTTGATGCGAGTCAATATGAGTTGTTTGGGGAAAATGTGGAGTACGAGATAGGAGGACTCGAAGAAGCCATGGATAATGCTCAAACTGATCATGAGAAGGCTGAAGATCATCAAGATTGCCAATCATCTGGAAAATACAAG GGTAAATATGCTGCATTCTCATCTAGTATTAACGATCTTGCAACTTCTTTCACAAGG TTGAACGGGGTCAGTGAACCAAGAAGAGATGAGAGGAgagtttcttcttcttcttcttcttccatggAAATGA GAGGATTCAGAGACAATAGAAGAAGGAGAGGAACTGTGAAATGGTACAGCAATCAAAGAGGGTATGGATTTATAACACCAAAAGGTAGCGGGGCAGATGTGTTTGTGCATTACTCATCTCTGAAATCTGATGGCTGCATACACCTATGGCCTGGCACATCAGTGGAGTATGAAAGTGTTGTGGGTGTTTCTGATGCCAAAATGCAAGCAATTAATGTGACTGCTCCTGGAGGAAAATTGCTTCAAGACAGCAGAAAAGTAGGAGTTGGTGAGGCAACCGCCGCcaccagcagcagcagcagcagcagtggTGTTGGTGTTGGTCCTTGTTTCAATTGTGGGGAATGGGGTCACATAGCCAAGAATTGCTGCATTGTTGCACAAAGTCATCAAGGTGGAAATGGATGGGTAGCTGATCAATTGTTGCACACACCAGGGGAATCTGGAGGAGGATGGTTTGGCTTTGCTTGGTGTTGTTGTTGTGGCAAATTAGGTCATCTTGCAAGTGATTGTCCTTGA